A single genomic interval of bacterium harbors:
- the typA gene encoding translational GTPase TypA — protein MAQERQNIRNIAIIAHVDHGKTTLVDQMLRQSGTVDVNEGERVMDSNKLEKERGITILAKHTGIHYKDTTINIVDTPGHSDFGGEVERTLQLVEGFLLLVDAAEGVLPGTRFVLQKALELKLKPIVLINKIDRKDATITETESAVHDLFLELAADASQLEFPVLYGSGRMGFVGYDKNATSGTFEPLFEAILKHISVPKAKSESLQFLVTSLDYSEFLGPIAIGRVFSGSISVGQQVVCCKDSTVSKPFKVTKLFTYVGLNKKDTETIEFGDIGQVTGFDQVPSIGTTLCLPDAINPYPYVKIDEPTLTMYFSVNNSPFAGKEGKLLTSRQIKERLENELRVNVALRVEPTQSADVFKVSGRGQLHLGILIENMRREGFELQVSAPEVIYKTINGVKHEPIESVIFDIPEEYQGAIMQNIGQRKAELKKMEALDSGRVRLEYDVPSRGLIGLRGQFLTDTRGTGIINFHFKGYEEYKGDIPSRIKGSLVSMENGRVTGYALDTLQDRGILFVKPGDNVYEGQIIGEHSRDNDLDVNPCKEKKLTNMRASGTDEAVKLDPPKIMELETCMEWIRPDELVEVTPGSIRLRKKILSAGMRK, from the coding sequence ATGGCACAGGAACGTCAAAATATTCGAAATATAGCTATTATAGCTCACGTTGACCATGGCAAAACAACGCTTGTAGATCAGATGTTGCGTCAATCAGGTACTGTTGATGTCAATGAGGGTGAGCGTGTCATGGATAGCAATAAGCTAGAAAAGGAACGGGGTATTACGATTCTTGCCAAGCATACCGGTATTCATTACAAAGATACTACGATCAATATAGTTGATACTCCCGGTCATAGTGATTTTGGTGGTGAGGTGGAGCGTACACTACAGCTTGTGGAAGGTTTTTTACTACTTGTTGATGCGGCAGAGGGTGTATTGCCGGGAACGCGGTTTGTGTTGCAAAAGGCGCTTGAATTAAAACTGAAGCCTATTGTTTTGATTAACAAAATAGACCGGAAAGATGCAACAATTACAGAGACAGAAAGTGCGGTACATGACCTATTTTTAGAGCTTGCGGCTGATGCATCTCAATTGGAATTTCCTGTTTTGTATGGTTCGGGTCGCATGGGTTTTGTTGGATATGATAAAAATGCAACTTCCGGCACGTTTGAACCGCTGTTTGAAGCAATTTTGAAGCATATTTCTGTGCCAAAAGCAAAAAGTGAAAGTTTGCAATTTTTGGTTACCAGCTTAGATTATTCAGAGTTCTTAGGGCCTATAGCAATTGGAAGGGTTTTCAGCGGCTCTATTTCTGTTGGACAACAGGTTGTTTGTTGCAAAGATAGTACGGTGAGCAAGCCGTTTAAAGTTACAAAACTTTTTACCTATGTGGGCCTTAATAAAAAAGATACTGAAACTATAGAGTTTGGTGATATTGGACAAGTAACCGGTTTTGATCAAGTTCCGAGCATAGGAACGACGCTTTGTCTTCCAGATGCTATCAATCCATATCCGTACGTCAAGATTGATGAGCCAACATTGACTATGTATTTTTCAGTGAATAACTCTCCATTTGCGGGCAAAGAAGGTAAGTTATTAACTTCAAGACAGATTAAAGAACGCTTGGAAAATGAGTTGCGTGTAAACGTTGCTTTGCGTGTTGAGCCAACTCAATCAGCAGATGTTTTTAAAGTGTCTGGTCGAGGGCAGCTTCATTTGGGTATTCTGATTGAAAATATGCGTCGTGAAGGTTTTGAACTGCAAGTTTCAGCACCAGAAGTTATTTATAAGACGATTAATGGGGTTAAGCATGAACCGATCGAATCTGTAATTTTTGATATTCCTGAAGAGTATCAGGGTGCGATTATGCAAAATATTGGTCAACGTAAAGCTGAACTTAAAAAAATGGAAGCGTTGGATTCTGGGCGAGTGAGGCTTGAATATGATGTTCCATCGCGTGGTTTGATCGGATTGCGTGGACAGTTTTTGACCGATACTCGTGGGACCGGTATTATTAATTTTCATTTTAAAGGTTATGAAGAGTATAAGGGTGATATTCCATCGCGCATCAAAGGATCATTGGTTTCAATGGAAAATGGTCGTGTGACGGGCTATGCTTTGGATACATTGCAGGATCGTGGGATTCTTTTTGTAAAACCTGGTGATAATGTATACGAAGGCCAAATCATTGGCGAACATAGTCGTGATAATGATCTTGATGTGAATCCATGTAAAGAAAAGAAGCTTACAAATATGCGTGCTTCAGGAACTGATGAAGCCGTTAAACTTGATCCACCAAAGATTATGGAACTTGAAACATGTATGGAATGGATACGTCCTGATGAATTGGTTGAGGTGACTCCTGGATCAATACGTTTACGCAAAAAAATTCTGTCTGCGGGTATGCGAAAATAA
- a CDS encoding 30S ribosomal protein S18 yields MTKKIRLKISQRLYKKKNRRNTSTGVRSCRFCQNIDQKNLIDYKNSTFLRSFLTERGKILPSRISGVCCKHQRGLAKEIRKSRTIALLPYSAHSFQ; encoded by the coding sequence ATGACAAAAAAAATAAGATTAAAGATAAGTCAGCGTTTATATAAAAAGAAAAACAGGCGTAACACCAGTACAGGTGTTCGCTCTTGCCGTTTCTGTCAAAATATAGATCAAAAAAATTTAATTGATTATAAAAATTCAACTTTTTTACGTTCATTTTTGACTGAAAGAGGGAAAATACTGCCTTCGCGTATTTCTGGAGTGTGCTGTAAGCATCAAAGGGGGCTTGCAAAGGAGATTAGAAAGTCACGCACAATTGCATTATTACCTTATTCAGCACATTCTTTTCAGTAA
- the rpsF gene encoding 30S ribosomal protein S6, with translation MENIVRYEVLILAGPEITQDESKELEKQIENVVQLKKGTMISFERWGKYRLAYPVRKNEYGVYFLGRFQTVKDAALLKELDMLLSVKFETVIMRSMISLLDKSVSLEYQRPRSLEEAPVGLEMATKDRRNNSYDMNPELDNGQEGDDLGNE, from the coding sequence ATGGAAAACATAGTACGCTATGAAGTACTTATTTTAGCTGGCCCTGAAATTACACAGGATGAGAGCAAAGAGCTTGAAAAACAGATTGAAAATGTGGTGCAGTTGAAAAAGGGCACCATGATCTCATTTGAGCGTTGGGGAAAATATAGGTTGGCTTATCCAGTGAGAAAAAATGAGTACGGAGTCTATTTCCTTGGTCGTTTTCAAACTGTAAAAGATGCTGCTTTATTAAAAGAGCTTGATATGCTACTTTCAGTAAAATTTGAAACTGTTATTATGCGGTCTATGATATCATTACTTGATAAGTCAGTTTCATTAGAATATCAAAGGCCGCGTTCGTTGGAGGAAGCACCAGTGGGTCTTGAAATGGCAACGAAAGATCGCAGGAACAATAGTTATGATATGAATCCAGAACTTGATAATGGACAAGAAGGTGATGATCTGGGTAATGAATAA
- a CDS encoding amino acid ABC transporter substrate-binding protein gives MIRNFSKKVLLLCWFTGMAIFWRYAFEKREPEPLIVTPARGLYIGTNAEFKPFSFIDKDGKLTGFDIEVMEEIGKIFGCPIHIKDLPFDVLIAELQNGSIDIIAAGITPTVTRTKQVVFTKPIFDGDPLVIISLKKYPIDTFEELKEKTVLVNEGYYADSFLSAYENINIIRLASALTTDGLLALESGRAEAFIGSYATTIPFLNKKNAHLFQHVLIEGTSEKDALALAKHNVEFAQQLNEAIDTLHNNGILDRLIDKWFQKRAYND, from the coding sequence TTGATACGTAATTTTTCAAAAAAAGTATTACTATTGTGTTGGTTTACTGGGATGGCCATTTTCTGGCGTTATGCTTTTGAAAAGCGCGAACCGGAACCACTCATTGTGACCCCTGCCCGCGGACTTTATATTGGGACAAATGCCGAGTTCAAGCCTTTTAGTTTTATTGACAAAGACGGCAAACTTACGGGATTTGATATTGAGGTGATGGAAGAAATCGGCAAAATTTTTGGATGCCCGATACACATAAAAGATCTTCCATTTGATGTGCTGATTGCGGAACTTCAAAACGGATCTATCGATATCATTGCAGCAGGTATCACGCCAACCGTTACCCGTACAAAACAGGTGGTTTTTACCAAACCCATTTTTGATGGTGATCCGCTCGTCATTATCTCTTTAAAAAAATACCCCATTGATACCTTTGAAGAGTTAAAAGAGAAAACGGTGTTAGTCAACGAAGGATATTATGCCGATAGCTTTTTATCGGCATATGAAAACATAAATATTATAAGACTAGCCTCTGCACTCACCACAGATGGATTACTGGCATTAGAGAGTGGCCGCGCTGAGGCTTTTATCGGTTCTTACGCGACAACTATCCCATTTCTTAATAAAAAGAATGCACATCTATTTCAACATGTTTTAATTGAAGGAACTAGCGAAAAAGATGCATTGGCATTAGCAAAACACAATGTTGAATTTGCCCAACAGTTAAATGAAGCAATCGACACCTTACATAATAACGGAATTTTGGATAGATTAATTGATAAATGGTTTCAAAAGCGAGCATACAATGATTGA
- a CDS encoding amino acid ABC transporter permease yields MIDLDLIIESVPQLLQGLKNSLLIACISSIIGLIGGTIIAMIEKSSESTDYMQYVIFVYVNVIRGTPMLIQILFAYYVLPQWGIYISPFATACVVIGINSTAYISQVIRSGIDAIAQGQWDAARSLGFTEWQIFRFIILPQAIGNVLPSLVNEVITLIKDSSLASVIGVAELTKEGRIIIGRTYDSITVFFALALFYICVTWTITYGIYRLERRTRRHVSN; encoded by the coding sequence ATGATTGACCTAGACTTAATTATTGAATCAGTTCCCCAGCTACTACAAGGGCTGAAAAATTCTTTATTAATAGCATGCATCAGTAGTATCATCGGTCTGATCGGTGGCACAATAATCGCTATGATAGAAAAAAGCTCAGAGTCAACCGATTATATGCAATATGTTATCTTTGTATATGTCAATGTAATTCGTGGCACCCCCATGCTAATTCAAATACTATTTGCCTATTATGTACTTCCGCAATGGGGAATATATATCTCTCCATTTGCCACTGCTTGTGTTGTGATTGGGATTAATAGCACCGCATACATAAGTCAAGTAATTCGCTCAGGAATTGATGCAATTGCTCAAGGGCAATGGGATGCAGCACGGTCACTGGGATTTACAGAATGGCAGATTTTCCGTTTTATTATTTTACCACAAGCAATTGGCAATGTTTTGCCATCACTCGTTAATGAGGTTATCACATTAATCAAAGATTCAAGCCTTGCATCAGTTATTGGGGTTGCTGAACTGACCAAAGAAGGACGAATCATCATCGGTCGAACCTATGATTCTATCACAGTATTTTTTGCACTCGCACTATTTTATATCTGTGTTACCTGGACAATTACCTATGGAATCTACAGATTAGAAAGAAGGACACGTCGTCATGTTAGCAATTAA
- a CDS encoding amino acid ABC transporter ATP-binding protein: MLAIKHLFKVYRKTTILHDINVSLYRGEIAVFLGKSGVGKSTLLRIIAGIEQADRGSCTLDMQPINTKVVHHSPQVGMVFQHFNLFEHMNVLRNITLALELVQKKSKTNAQQIALALLESFGLVEKAYAMPGQLSGGQKQRVAIARAIALKPSVLCLDEPTSALDPESGKMTIKILQELAQKQYTIAIASHDPRLLDQLDCTIHLMYKGAIIESASSTLFKKEPDNYPCIRDFIYGATATQ; the protein is encoded by the coding sequence ATGTTAGCAATTAAGCATCTTTTTAAAGTATACAGAAAAACCACTATTTTACATGACATCAACGTATCACTTTATCGTGGTGAGATAGCTGTCTTTTTAGGAAAGTCGGGCGTCGGCAAGTCAACCCTCCTCAGAATTATTGCAGGCATCGAGCAAGCTGATCGTGGAAGCTGCACCCTTGACATGCAACCTATCAATACCAAGGTAGTACATCATTCACCACAGGTAGGTATGGTGTTTCAACATTTTAATCTCTTTGAACATATGAATGTTTTGCGAAATATTACACTTGCACTTGAACTGGTACAGAAAAAATCAAAGACTAATGCTCAACAGATAGCGCTTGCACTACTGGAATCTTTCGGACTTGTTGAAAAAGCGTACGCCATGCCTGGCCAACTTTCTGGCGGACAGAAACAACGGGTTGCAATCGCACGTGCAATCGCTTTAAAACCTTCGGTTTTATGTTTGGATGAACCGACCTCTGCACTTGATCCAGAATCTGGAAAAATGACGATCAAAATCTTACAGGAACTTGCTCAAAAGCAGTACACGATTGCCATTGCATCTCACGATCCGCGCTTATTGGATCAACTTGACTGTACGATACATTTGATGTACAAAGGAGCGATCATAGAATCTGCTTCATCTACTTTATTCAAAAAAGAGCCCGACAACTATCCATGCATCCGTGATTTTATTTACGGAGCGACAGCTACACAATAA
- a CDS encoding ankyrin repeat domain-containing protein produces the protein MILTILAFLHPQNRYKLTLMISLFASLQAMPDPIYAKKYALLQKLKSDFLKDLLFKGADQANVTFILDAIRQRVDINVKNGEGKTALIKAVEANHTEAARALLLAGAQKDLQDKNGATALTYAEKNQNQRLIQLLKNVR, from the coding sequence ATGATCCTGACGATATTAGCTTTTTTACATCCTCAAAACAGATACAAACTGACTTTGATGATCTCATTGTTTGCATCATTACAGGCAATGCCAGATCCGATTTACGCAAAAAAATATGCGTTGCTGCAAAAACTGAAATCAGACTTTTTAAAAGACCTGCTTTTCAAAGGTGCGGACCAGGCAAATGTCACGTTTATTCTTGATGCAATTAGACAAAGAGTTGATATCAATGTCAAAAACGGCGAAGGCAAAACCGCACTGATCAAAGCAGTCGAAGCAAATCATACCGAAGCAGCCCGAGCACTGTTACTTGCAGGTGCACAAAAAGACCTTCAGGACAAAAATGGCGCAACTGCTCTCACATATGCTGAAAAAAATCAAAATCAAAGATTAATACAACTACTTAAAAATGTGAGATAA
- the gspG gene encoding type II secretion system major pseudopilin GspG, with protein MTFVQTEVYPNRLKRGFSIVEMMFVIAIMAVVLGVLAPNLNRYLQSSRKTSAKSTIRTLKGSINMFNAHIGRYPTSLNELIKKPSEERAAKKWEGPYIDAKEVPSDPWGERYVYKLTPQTEHPYELHSYGQNGRGAPKSEWISVWDE; from the coding sequence ATGACGTTTGTACAAACAGAAGTTTATCCAAATCGGCTAAAACGTGGTTTTAGCATTGTTGAAATGATGTTTGTTATCGCAATTATGGCTGTAGTTTTGGGTGTGTTGGCTCCGAATTTAAACAGATATTTGCAGAGTTCACGCAAAACTTCCGCAAAATCAACAATAAGAACATTAAAAGGTTCTATTAACATGTTTAATGCACATATTGGAAGATATCCTACTTCGTTGAATGAGTTGATCAAAAAACCGTCAGAAGAACGAGCTGCAAAAAAATGGGAAGGTCCTTATATTGACGCAAAAGAAGTTCCTTCTGATCCATGGGGTGAGCGATATGTGTATAAGTTGACTCCACAGACTGAGCATCCGTATGAGTTGCATTCGTATGGTCAAAATGGCCGTGGTGCTCCAAAATCTGAATGGATTTCGGTGTGGGACGAATAA
- a CDS encoding type II secretion system F family protein, giving the protein MAIYRYEAFSKDGKRVGGTLDAASTAQVKELLLRQLLFPITIELAPLESSASFLGSLFQSSVSLKDKVLFTKQLTVLLRAGVPLLQAIELLVEQFSGRFRQMLVAIKDDLQQGSSLANGLAKYPKTFETIYVQLVRAGEASGQLEPILKRLTEYLERSEMLKARVKSALQGPLIQLALILIVVTALVVFVIPGLVSNFTSSGKPLPLPTAILMQISDFLSSYFILILLAIIGFTSFYKYWASTKDGARKIDQLKISLPVVKFLAKTNAVVQFSYTLGMLLEGGVNLAEALDIVVSVIDNKILADALQVARDKIVKQGKIAEYLKQTKVFPPIAIYLIETGEQSGQLDTMLLGVASTYEKEVDELVDGLAGIISPAMTIITALLVGFIVMAIMLPMMQMGDIKGI; this is encoded by the coding sequence ATGGCCATCTATCGATACGAAGCATTTTCAAAGGATGGTAAGCGTGTAGGAGGCACGCTTGATGCTGCATCTACGGCGCAAGTGAAAGAACTTTTGTTAAGACAGTTACTTTTCCCAATTACCATAGAACTTGCTCCATTGGAATCAAGCGCCTCTTTTTTAGGTTCATTATTTCAGTCATCTGTAAGTTTGAAAGATAAGGTATTATTTACGAAACAGCTTACCGTGTTATTGCGTGCGGGTGTTCCATTACTGCAGGCCATTGAGCTTCTGGTTGAACAGTTTTCTGGAAGATTCAGACAGATGCTTGTTGCTATTAAAGATGATCTGCAACAAGGGAGTTCGCTTGCAAATGGTCTGGCAAAATATCCAAAAACATTTGAAACCATCTACGTGCAACTTGTGCGAGCAGGAGAAGCAAGCGGGCAGCTTGAACCTATTTTAAAGCGATTAACTGAGTATCTTGAACGATCAGAAATGCTAAAAGCACGTGTAAAAAGTGCCTTGCAAGGACCATTGATTCAGCTTGCGCTCATTTTGATTGTGGTAACTGCACTTGTTGTATTTGTGATTCCTGGTCTTGTTTCAAATTTTACCTCCTCTGGAAAACCACTGCCTTTACCGACTGCTATTTTGATGCAGATTTCAGATTTTTTAAGTAGTTATTTCATTTTGATATTGCTTGCTATTATCGGTTTTACTTCATTTTATAAGTATTGGGCGTCAACCAAAGATGGTGCACGTAAAATTGACCAGTTAAAAATAAGTCTGCCCGTTGTGAAATTTTTGGCAAAAACGAATGCGGTTGTGCAGTTTTCGTATACGTTAGGCATGTTGCTGGAAGGTGGTGTCAACCTTGCAGAAGCGCTTGATATTGTCGTTAGTGTTATTGATAACAAGATATTGGCAGATGCGTTGCAGGTTGCTCGTGATAAAATTGTAAAACAGGGTAAAATTGCCGAATATTTAAAGCAGACGAAAGTATTTCCACCGATTGCAATTTACTTAATTGAAACAGGTGAGCAGAGTGGTCAGCTTGATACAATGTTGCTTGGTGTTGCGTCTACGTATGAAAAAGAAGTTGATGAGCTGGTTGATGGTCTTGCTGGTATCATAAGTCCCGCTATGACGATTATTACTGCATTACTTGTTGGATTTATTGTGATGGCAATTATGCTGCCAATGATGCAGATGGGTGACATTAAAGGTATATAA
- a CDS encoding DMT family transporter: protein MFDCLLVQLLFSFSTPLNKLLLNHTTFIGLIAWRTGVAGLMMALIVLISRKRLPHLTNFHILRLLGYKIVLGTYVKYMLKYWGLQYISALHMALLINTTPLWAIFYEHVHFDNPFKKREIVGSVFVIVASVLFFISNECTIPYIFCLDRLLPSCAIMIAVAAHAYGTSCTKELVAMHDFDPFVLSALSNLGAAFCAFLTGFFLHVSFEIQQKAVFIPYFCLLILISNILGKTFHTMLLKKHSMTKLALAENFSPVFVAGYSHFLLGQTIILQQWVAIFLMIFGLGVVRSK, encoded by the coding sequence ATGTTTGATTGTCTGCTAGTTCAACTACTATTTTCATTTTCAACACCTTTAAATAAGCTTTTGCTGAATCATACAACGTTTATTGGTCTGATAGCGTGGCGAACTGGTGTTGCGGGCTTAATGATGGCTCTTATTGTTTTGATTTCCAGAAAACGGTTACCTCATTTGACGAATTTTCATATATTGAGGTTGCTTGGATATAAGATTGTTTTAGGAACATATGTAAAATATATGCTCAAATATTGGGGACTGCAGTATATAAGTGCGCTGCATATGGCATTATTGATAAATACGACTCCCTTGTGGGCTATTTTTTATGAGCATGTTCATTTTGATAATCCATTCAAAAAAAGAGAGATAGTGGGTAGTGTATTTGTAATCGTTGCATCTGTGCTCTTTTTTATATCAAATGAATGTACTATTCCATATATTTTTTGCCTCGATCGGTTATTACCATCTTGTGCTATTATGATTGCAGTGGCAGCACACGCGTATGGTACCAGTTGCACAAAAGAGCTGGTAGCTATGCATGATTTTGATCCCTTTGTTTTGAGTGCGCTTTCAAACTTGGGCGCTGCATTCTGTGCATTCCTTACAGGCTTTTTTTTACATGTTTCATTTGAAATTCAGCAAAAGGCCGTATTTATACCCTATTTTTGTCTGCTTATTCTGATCAGTAATATCCTTGGAAAAACGTTTCATACGATGCTTTTAAAAAAGCATTCGATGACAAAATTGGCACTTGCAGAAAATTTTTCACCTGTTTTTGTTGCTGGATACAGCCATTTTTTATTAGGGCAAACGATTATTTTACAGCAATGGGTGGCAATCTTCCTGATGATATTTGGTTTAGGCGTGGTCAGAAGTAAGTAG
- a CDS encoding helix-turn-helix transcriptional regulator encodes MTSTSTQLRVKELLREKSWTTKVLAEKTGMSESYLTHIKNGTRRWNEDSLKKLAQAFEISPIELFAEHRQRTDDIENNIALPERSDVELKVQLVPVVGEIPSNPSPYNNQLQQITTGYKDCFISVLNSTDLSMFAYCVTNNIMAPTFIKGDYLIVSPEVWTRSGDIAAVEYGNDTHVKAIMTVTYTEDFIVLESVNHKTSPIALVRGKDHFRIIGKVIARYQQLP; translated from the coding sequence ATGACTTCAACTTCAACCCAACTAAGAGTAAAAGAACTCCTCAGAGAGAAAAGCTGGACTACTAAAGTACTTGCAGAAAAGACCGGTATGTCTGAAAGCTACCTTACTCATATTAAAAATGGAACACGACGCTGGAATGAAGACTCCCTAAAAAAGCTCGCACAAGCATTTGAAATTAGCCCAATAGAGCTCTTTGCAGAACACAGACAACGCACCGATGATATTGAAAACAATATCGCACTACCTGAACGTTCCGACGTTGAGTTAAAAGTACAGTTAGTACCAGTGGTCGGTGAAATTCCTTCTAATCCTTCACCATATAACAACCAATTGCAACAGATTACAACCGGCTATAAGGATTGTTTTATTTCTGTACTCAATTCAACAGATCTTTCAATGTTTGCGTACTGTGTTACCAATAACATAATGGCTCCAACCTTTATCAAAGGGGATTACCTGATTGTTTCTCCCGAAGTGTGGACACGTTCTGGAGATATTGCCGCTGTTGAATATGGTAACGATACACATGTTAAAGCAATAATGACGGTTACGTATACTGAAGACTTCATTGTACTTGAATCGGTAAATCATAAGACTTCTCCAATCGCACTTGTTCGCGGTAAAGACCATTTTAGAATCATTGGAAAAGTAATAGCACGTTACCAACAACTTCCTTAA
- a CDS encoding UDP-glucose/GDP-mannose dehydrogenase family protein has product MKVKELRLVGMLLLIVFNFLYFQATSANIAVVGAGYVGLVTAAGLAACNNSVVCVDVDRFKIDNLCNGVMPFFEPGLQELVKSGMEKKILRFSTDVSIEIEAADIVFIAVGTPATVEGHADLSALHMVFDVIAETMNHCKMNAYKLIVIKSTVPLNTNGRFIQWMIEKGVQKESFDIVNCPEFLREGSAVYDFFNPDRMIVGASSNESAFKVIQLFPFIQTKQIPLIVTDPTSAEMIKYASNAFLAVKVSFINEIANLCDRMGADVSVVSKGLGLDHRISPYFLNPGPGFGGSCFPKDSLEIASTARDCGLDVPTISGSLLTNQLQKQVAFQKLTALCGSDLRDKKIAILGLAFKANTDDVRYSPSIDLIMQLQSAGARIVAYDPYAMENMQKLFPDLICVHTAMDALVDANACVIMTDWAEFKRFDFEKMASVMASPIIVDMRNVCDISLCKAHGIICDIIGRSSLLNQGV; this is encoded by the coding sequence ATGAAGGTGAAAGAGCTACGGTTAGTGGGTATGCTTCTTTTGATAGTTTTTAATTTTTTGTATTTTCAAGCGACCTCTGCCAATATTGCGGTGGTAGGTGCTGGGTACGTTGGACTTGTCACCGCTGCCGGTTTGGCGGCATGTAATAATTCTGTTGTGTGCGTCGATGTCGATCGATTTAAAATAGATAATCTTTGTAATGGTGTCATGCCATTTTTCGAGCCTGGTTTGCAAGAGCTGGTTAAAAGTGGCATGGAAAAAAAAATTTTGCGTTTTTCTACTGATGTATCTATAGAAATTGAGGCTGCAGATATTGTTTTTATTGCCGTTGGTACCCCTGCTACTGTGGAGGGGCATGCGGATCTTTCTGCTTTGCATATGGTTTTTGATGTTATTGCAGAAACAATGAACCATTGCAAAATGAATGCTTACAAACTGATTGTCATTAAAAGTACGGTGCCATTGAATACGAATGGTCGATTTATTCAATGGATGATAGAAAAAGGTGTACAAAAAGAATCTTTTGATATTGTGAACTGTCCTGAGTTTTTGCGTGAAGGTTCCGCTGTATATGATTTTTTCAATCCAGATCGGATGATTGTTGGGGCATCTTCGAATGAAAGTGCTTTCAAAGTTATACAACTTTTTCCCTTTATTCAAACGAAACAGATACCGTTGATTGTTACTGATCCAACTTCAGCAGAAATGATTAAATATGCAAGTAACGCATTTTTAGCAGTTAAAGTTAGTTTTATTAATGAGATTGCAAATCTTTGTGATCGTATGGGTGCTGATGTTTCTGTGGTAAGCAAAGGGCTAGGTCTTGATCATCGAATTAGTCCATATTTTTTGAATCCGGGGCCTGGCTTTGGTGGATCCTGTTTTCCAAAGGATTCATTAGAAATAGCTTCCACGGCACGTGACTGTGGACTAGATGTGCCGACAATTTCAGGTTCATTGCTTACAAATCAGTTACAAAAGCAGGTTGCTTTTCAGAAATTAACCGCTTTGTGTGGTTCAGATTTACGTGATAAAAAAATAGCTATTTTAGGGCTTGCTTTTAAAGCTAATACTGATGATGTTCGGTATTCCCCTTCGATTGATCTTATTATGCAGTTACAATCTGCAGGCGCAAGAATTGTTGCATATGATCCGTATGCGATGGAAAACATGCAAAAACTATTTCCAGATCTTATATGTGTTCATACGGCAATGGATGCATTGGTTGACGCAAATGCTTGTGTGATTATGACTGATTGGGCTGAATTTAAAAGGTTTGATTTCGAAAAAATGGCATCGGTAATGGCTAGTCCGATTATTGTTGATATGCGAAATGTGTGTGATATTTCATTGTGTAAAGCGCATGGAATCATATGTGATATTATTGGTAGGTCTAGTTTGTTAAATCAGGGGGTATAA